In Rhinatrema bivittatum chromosome 11, aRhiBiv1.1, whole genome shotgun sequence, a single window of DNA contains:
- the LOC115073115 gene encoding hydroxycarboxylic acid receptor 3-like codes for MTNHTISCYLKENFLTFGMAAVLLCEFMVGLLGNGVALWILCFHMNPWKPSSVYLFSLSLADFSLIFCMPIRAYYFLQGKDWHFGDIPCRLFLFMISLNRAGSIFFLTAVAVDRYFRVVHPHHKINMTTKKGAIGTACMIWCFIVIMMMHLLTKPHLTVSEADNKTLCESFSFNNDQSPMTTWHNAFFVIEFVVPLGIIMFCTWSIVRQLRHQRKDKQGKIQKAAKSVTFVAFVFIFCFLPSTVATLALVISRSLNQCKSFEMAGVILLISLSLTYFNSMLNPVVFYFSNPTFQTTINQFISSKLLKSTKAAENEFPNNSSDSAHKTSNQMRM; via the coding sequence ATGACAAATCACACCATATCCTGCTACCTTAAAGAAAACTTTCTAACCTTTGGCATGGCAGCAGTGCTCCTGTGTGAGTTCATGGTTGGATTACTTGGTAATGGAGTGGCTCTCTGGATCTTATGCTTTCACATGAACCCCTGGAAACCCAGCTCGGTTTACCTCTTCAGCCTGTCCCTGGCTGATTTTTCGCTCATCTTCTGCATGCCCATTCGGGCTTATTACTTTCTACAAGGGAAGGACTGGCACTTTGGTGATATTCCCTGCAGGCTCTTTCTGTTCATGATCTCGCTCAACAGAGCTGGCAGCATTTTCTTCTTGACTGCGGTAGCAGTTGATCGATACTTCAGAGTGGTGCACCCTCATCACAAAATTAATATGACAACCAAGAAGGGGGCGATAGGAACAGCCTGTATGATATGGTGCTTTATTGTAATCATGATGATGCACCTTCTAACAAAGCCCCATCTGACAGTGAGTGAAGCAGATAACAAAACCCTCTGCGAGAGCTTCAGTTTCAACAATGATCAGAGCCCCATGACGACCTGGCACAATGCTTTCTTTGTCATTGAGTTTGTTGTGCCGCTTGGTATTATAATGTTCTGTACTTGGTCAATTGTGCGGCAACTGAGACACCAGCGCAAGGACAAACAGGGTAAGATCCAAAAGGCGGCCAAGTCCGTGACCTTTGTTGCCTTTGTGTTTATCTTCTGCTTTCTCCCCAGTACAGTGGCCACTTTGGCTCTTGTTATCTCCAGGAGCTTAAATCAGTGCAAATCCTTTGAAATGGCTGGGGTAATTCTGTtgatctccctttctctcacttatTTTAACAGCATGCTCAATCCGGTGGTCTTTTACTTTTCAAATCCCACATTTCAAACTACCATTAATCAATTTATCTCCTCCAAACTATTAAAAAGCACAAAGGCAGCAGAAAATGAATTTCCAAATAACTCCAGTGATTCTGCTCATAAGACCAGTAACCAGATGAGAATGTAG